The following are encoded together in the Tepidiforma bonchosmolovskayae genome:
- a CDS encoding Gmad2 immunoglobulin-like domain-containing protein, protein MTWHHIARMSIAAAAALGAVLLGGCSEKDEPAPPAAGTATAAPTGQAQSSPTAPAPSPTPALTGVCPPNPDPAPATVAVVTQPAPNASVTSPLTVTGMVEAFEATFQAQLLDAQQNQLAHVVGMSQAGQMLSPFSVQLTFSVSAPTPGCLRIYQQSAKDGSDTKIVHVPVVLMP, encoded by the coding sequence ATGACCTGGCACCATATCGCGCGGATGTCGATTGCAGCTGCGGCAGCGCTGGGCGCTGTTCTGCTGGGCGGCTGCAGCGAGAAGGACGAGCCGGCTCCGCCGGCGGCCGGAACGGCGACCGCCGCGCCAACCGGCCAGGCCCAGTCCTCGCCGACGGCGCCGGCACCCAGCCCGACGCCCGCGCTGACCGGGGTGTGCCCGCCGAACCCGGACCCGGCCCCGGCGACCGTCGCCGTCGTGACACAGCCGGCCCCGAACGCGAGTGTGACGAGCCCGCTCACGGTGACGGGGATGGTCGAGGCGTTCGAGGCGACTTTCCAGGCGCAGCTGCTCGATGCGCAGCAGAACCAGCTCGCGCACGTGGTGGGGATGTCCCAGGCGGGGCAGATGCTTTCGCCGTTCAGCGTGCAGCTGACGTTCTCGGTTTCGGCGCCGACGCCGGGGTGCCTGCGCATCTACCAGCAGAGCGCGAAAGACGGTTCGGACACGAAGATCGTGCACGTGCCGGTGGTGCTGATGCCGTAG
- a CDS encoding 2-dehydropantoate 2-reductase — protein sequence MARIAVIGAGAVGGYYGGRLALAGHDVRFLVRSDYAAWKERGLRVFSKDGDFALPDVQAFRDPAELGTADWVICALKATAIDEAADLIAPCAGPETRIVALMNGLGNEQRLAERFPARRIFGAMAFVCINRGEPGVIHHLEYGRVSVGHLEDDPAETALLAELFRGAGIETVIAPNLRYARWEKLCWNVPFNGLSVAGGGIGTRSILDDRELRAFAEGAMREVVRVGNADLAAAGSEARLDEEDVVRRMFAQTEAMEDYRTSMVIDYVLGRPLEAEAILGNPVRRARELGVAAPRMEALYALVRHADLARRGERRLLTPEDLRLPHSVV from the coding sequence GTGGCGCGGATAGCGGTCATCGGCGCGGGCGCGGTCGGCGGCTATTACGGCGGGCGGCTGGCGCTGGCGGGGCACGACGTGCGGTTCCTCGTGCGGAGCGACTACGCTGCGTGGAAGGAGCGGGGACTGCGCGTCTTCAGCAAGGACGGGGATTTCGCCCTCCCGGACGTCCAGGCGTTCCGCGACCCGGCCGAACTGGGGACGGCCGACTGGGTAATTTGCGCGCTGAAGGCGACGGCGATCGACGAGGCGGCGGACCTGATTGCGCCGTGCGCCGGGCCGGAGACGCGGATCGTGGCGCTGATGAACGGGCTGGGGAACGAGCAGCGGCTGGCGGAGCGGTTCCCGGCGCGGCGGATCTTCGGGGCGATGGCGTTTGTCTGCATCAACCGGGGCGAGCCGGGCGTCATCCACCACCTCGAGTACGGGCGCGTGTCGGTGGGGCACCTCGAAGACGACCCGGCGGAGACCGCGCTGCTTGCGGAGCTGTTCCGGGGGGCGGGCATCGAGACGGTCATCGCGCCGAACCTGCGGTACGCACGCTGGGAGAAGCTCTGCTGGAATGTGCCGTTCAACGGGCTGAGCGTGGCGGGCGGCGGCATCGGCACGCGGTCGATTCTCGACGACCGGGAGCTGCGCGCCTTCGCCGAGGGTGCGATGCGGGAGGTGGTGCGGGTGGGCAATGCCGACCTCGCGGCAGCGGGGAGCGAGGCGCGGCTGGACGAGGAGGACGTGGTGCGGCGGATGTTCGCCCAGACGGAGGCGATGGAGGACTACCGGACGAGCATGGTGATCGACTACGTGCTGGGGCGGCCGCTGGAGGCGGAGGCGATCCTCGGGAACCCGGTGCGCCGGGCGCGCGAACTCGGGGTTGCGGCGCCGCGGATGGAGGCGCTGTATGCGCTGGTGCGGCATGCGGACCTGGCACGGCGGGGGGAGCGGCGGCTGCTGACGCCGGAGGACCTGCGGCTGCCCCATTCCGTTGTTTGA
- a CDS encoding DinB family protein, which produces MTGIRELLIDGIEQVNSWWDDALKNLTDEQANWLLPGNTVSIGFNAWHALRTQDDIVNFVLQGRKPTVWMSEGFAERLGLPPVGQGTGMPLEDARKLQVQVAPLREYNQRVKEVTLEFIKNVPLEDLEAIQPIRPLGEMPKWKVLRQVVMTHSFMHLGEVNAIKGAQGMAFGI; this is translated from the coding sequence ATGACCGGGATTCGTGAACTGCTGATCGATGGGATCGAGCAGGTGAACAGCTGGTGGGACGACGCGCTGAAGAACCTGACCGACGAGCAGGCGAACTGGCTGCTGCCGGGCAACACGGTGAGCATCGGGTTCAATGCGTGGCACGCGCTCCGCACGCAGGACGATATCGTCAATTTCGTCCTGCAGGGGCGGAAGCCGACCGTGTGGATGTCGGAGGGGTTTGCGGAGCGGCTCGGCCTGCCGCCGGTGGGGCAGGGGACGGGGATGCCGCTGGAGGATGCGCGGAAGCTGCAGGTGCAGGTGGCGCCGCTGCGGGAGTACAACCAGCGCGTCAAAGAGGTGACGCTGGAGTTCATCAAAAACGTCCCGCTCGAGGACCTGGAGGCGATTCAGCCGATTCGGCCGCTGGGCGAGATGCCGAAGTGGAAGGTGCTGCGGCAGGTGGTGATGACGCACAGCTTCATGCACCTGGGCGAGGTGAACGCGATCAAAGGCGCGCAGGGGATGGCGTTCGGCATCTAA